A stretch of the Vigna radiata var. radiata cultivar VC1973A chromosome 7, Vradiata_ver6, whole genome shotgun sequence genome encodes the following:
- the LOC106766821 gene encoding sodium/hydrogen exchanger 2 — MSTMLVGAMFHKLTTVMTSDHASVVSMNIFVALLCACIIIGHLLEENRWINESITALLMGLCTGVFILLTTGGKSSHILVFSEDLFFIYLLPPIIFNAGFQVKKKQFFRNFMTIMLFGAIGTLISFCIISLGAIHFFQKLDIDSLKIGDFLAIGAIFSATDSVCTLQVLNQDETPLLYSLVFGEGVVNDATSVVLFKAIQNFDLSHIDSNTALQLIGNFLYLFIASTVLGIFAGLLSAYIIKKLYFDKLIRHSTDREVALMVLMAYLSYMLAELFSLSAILTVFFCGIVMSHYTWHNVTESSRVTTKHVFATLSFIAEIFIFLYVGMDALDIEKWRIVSESPRKSIGVSSLLLALILVGRAAFVFPLSFLSNLLKKSQSEKIELKQQVTIWWAGLMRGAVSIALAYNQFTRLGHTKLRENAIMITSTITVVLFSTLAFGLMTKPLVRLLLPSSKHVMSLASPPSTPKSFTVPLLGSGREDSSWTNGGTPNGPPPTTTFRMLLSSIPTRGVHHYWRKFDDSVMRPVFGGRGFVPYVPGSPLEQSVHQWHAS; from the exons ATGTCTACCATGCTTGTTGGAGCAATGTTCCACAAACTCACCACAGTCATGACCTCTGATCATGCTTCTGTTGTCTCCATGAACATTTTTGTTGCCCTTCTGTGTGCTTGCATCATCATCGGTCATCTGTTGGAAGAGAACCGATGGATCAATGAATCCATCACTGCCCTTCTAATG GGTCTTTGTACTGGGGTCTTTATACTGCTTACTACTGGAGGAAAAAGCTCTCATATACTAGTCTTCAGTGAAGATCTTTTCTTCATTTACCTTCTCCCTCCCATCATTTTCAATGCCGG GTTTCAAGTgaagaagaaacaatttttCCGCAACTTTATGACTATTATGCTCTTTGGTGCAATTGGTACTTTGATATCATTCTGCATCATATCACTGG GTGCCATACATTTTTTTCAGAAGTTGGACATTGATTCCCTCAAGATTGGAGATTTTCTTG CAATTGGAGCAATATTTTCAGCAACAGATTCAGTTTGCACGTTGCAG GTTCTTAATCAGGATGAGACTCCTTTACTATATAGCCTGGTCTTTGGGGAAGGAGTAGTCAATGATGCTACCTCTGTAGTGCTCTTCAAagcaattcaaaattttgaccTCTCTCACATTGACTCAAATACTGCCTTACAGTTAATAGGAAATTTTTTATACCTATTCATTGCAAGCACTGTGTTGGGAATCTTT GCTGGATTGCTTAGTGCTTACATAATCAAAAAACTCTATTTTGACAAGCTAATAAG GCATTCTACAGACCGTGAGGTTGCTCTCATGGTACTCATGGCATACCTTTCATATATGCTGGCTGAA CTATTTTCTTTGAGTGCCATTCTGACTGTTTTCTTCTGCGGAATTGTGATGTCTCACTACACGTGGCATAATGTAACTGAAAGTTCAAGGGTGACAACAAA GCATGTTTTTGCCACTTTGTCATTCATTGCTgaaatcttcatcttcctctatgtGGGGATGGACGCATTAGATATAGAGAAGTGGCGAATCGTAAGTGAAAG CCCAAGAAAATCTATTGGGGTCAGTTCGTTGCTGTTGGCACTTATTCTAGTAGGAAGAGCTGCATTTGTTTTCCCTCTGTCCTTCTTATCAAACTTGCTTAAGAAGTCTCAATCTGAGAAAATTGAGTTAAAGCAACAA GTGACAATTTGGTGGGCTGGTCTCATGCGTGGAGCAGTTTCTATCGCACTTGCTTACAATCAG TTTACTCGGTTGGGCCATACTAAATTGCGTGAGAATGCCATCATGATCACTAGTACCATCACTGTTGTACTCTTCAGCACATTG GCATTTGGGTTGATGACAAAGCCACTTGTAAGGCTATTGCTTCCTTCGTCAAAGCATGTGATGAGCTTGGCGTCCCCACCATCGACACCAAAATCATTCACAGTGCCACTTCTTGGCAGTGGAAGAGAGGATTCATCATGGACCAATGGTGGCACCCCAAATGGGCCTCCTCCAACCACCACCTTTAGAATGCTACTAAGTTCCATTCCTACTCGTGGGGTGCACCACTATTGGCGAAAGTTTGATGATTCTGTCATGCGACCCGTGTTTGGTGGACGAGGTTTTGTGCCCTATGTTCCCGGGTCACCCCTTGAGCAAAGTGTTCATCAGTGGCATGCCAGTTAG
- the LOC106767536 gene encoding vesicle-associated protein 2-2 → MATELLQIDPPELRFVFEVRKQSSSLVQLGNKTDHYIAFKVKTTSPKKYCVRPNMGIIKPNDKCDFTVTMQAQRDAPPDMQCKDKFLIQSTVAPFGATEDDITYNMFAKDSGRLIEEKKLRVVLISPSSSPVLLPVNGDMKHDPSNEIDVHKDRVLSGVEKIPPRTISEEDKGLEPIKDTKEDRADEDVVPIQTENMGDMKVAKDDVQLNSDNESEELKSKLSIMDSKLREVTVTITKLNEERRKNTEEKDLLKKELELLKREIARKRTQGGFPFLFVCMVALISMAVGYNFGYYRHP, encoded by the exons ATGGCTACAGAGCTTCTTCAAATCGATCCGCCGGAGCTCCGATTCGTCT TTGAAGTGAGGAAACAAAGTTCATCTCTGGTTCAACTTGGGAACAAAACTGATCATTATATCGCGTTTAAG GTTAAAACAACGTCACCGAAGAAATATTGTGTCAGACCCAACATGGGCATCATCAAGCCCAACGACAAATGTGATTTTACTG TTACTATGCAAGCTCAGCGTGATGCACCGCCTGATATGCAATGCAAAGACAAATTTCTGATTCAGAGCACCGTTGCCCCGTTTGGAGCCACGGAAGATGACATCACGTATAATATG TTTGCAAAAGACAGTGGAAGGCTTATTGAGGAGAAGAAACTGAGGGTAGTCCTCATCAGCCCATCGTCTTCTCCGGTGTTGCTTCCAGTAAATGGTGATATGAAGCATGATCCATCCAACGAAATTGATGTGCACAAAGACAGGGTGCTCAGTGGAGTTGAAAAGATACCTCCTCGCACA ATTTCAGAGGAAGATAAAGGTTTGGAACCAATCAAGGATACGAAGGAGGATAGAGCAGATGAGGATGTAGTCCCAATACAAACGGAGAATATGGGTGACATGAAGGTAGCAAAGGACGACGTGCAGTTGAATTCAGATAACGAATCTGAGGAATTGAAGTCAAAGCTTAGTATAATGGATTCAAAGCTGAGAGAG GTCACGGTAACCATCACTAAGCTGAATGAGGAGAGGCGCAAGAACACGGAAGAAAAAGACTTGCTTAAGAAAGAGTTG GAGTTGTTGAAGAGGGAAATCGCGAGGAAAAGAACTCAGGGTGGGTTTCCATTTCTATTTGTTTGCATGGTTGCTCTGATCAGCATGGCAGTTGGATATAATTTTGGATATTATAGGCATCCTTAA
- the LOC106767491 gene encoding acyl carrier protein 1, chloroplastic: MASFTSTSFCFTSFNPTKTLVPGCRISNPDSVFFSLKGRTFQPITLQSRVPRFQSACAAKPETVEKVCDIVKKQLALPDGSVVTGESKFSALGADSLDTVEIVMGLEEEFGISVEEESAQSISTVQDAADMIDKLLESKSA; encoded by the exons aTGGCCTCCTTCACTTCAACTTCTTTCTGTTTCACCTCATTCAACCCAACAAAAACACTG GTACCTGGTTGCAGGATCTCTAACCCGGATtcagttttcttttctctcaaagGGAGAACTTTTCAACCCATTACTTTGCAGAGTAGAGTGCCTCGCTTCCAAAGTGCATGTGCT GCCAAACCAGAAACTGTGGAGAAGGTTTGTGACATAGTCAAGAAACAATTGGCGTTACCAGATGGATCTGTTGTTACTGGAGAGTCCAAATTTTCTGCACTTGGAGCAGATTCTCTTGACACG GTGGAGATTGTGATGGGACTGGAGGAGGAATTTGGGATCAGTGTGGAAGAAGAAAGCGCTCAGAGCATTAGCACAGTTCAAGACGCAGCAGATATGATTGATAAGCTGCTTGAAAGCAAGAGTGCTTAA